TTTATCAAACGTTTTtactattaaataaataaacttataAACATGCCGACAACCTGTTGACCTAGTAACAAGAGTTATTTATTCCTATTAAAATTTAAATCTCACAAAAAGAAAATGTACAAGTAAATTTTAAGAGTGGATTTTAGAAGATGTGTTTAcgtaaataaaaaaagaaaaataaaaaacgtACCCTACGGCCCTTATTCGTTGTTACATCGCCAGCGCCACCAACACCGCCGCCACTCTGCTCCATACAAAGCTTCATAATCTTCTCCGCGGCCTCCGCCTCATCTTTACTCTCCTTCATCAACCGCTCCACCTCCGCCTTCGGCAACCTCAACTTCACCCTCAACGgatcaacaccaccaccaccaccgccgttcTCCACCATAATCCCCGAAGATTTCATAAACGTCAAATCCGACGCCGACCTACGAGCCAACTTCAAGCTCTCAAGCCGTTCCTTCGCACTCATGTTAATACCCGACCGGACCCTCCTTGTTGGCACCTTATCTTCATCTAGCTTAGGCATCTCAACCAAGAAGTAAACCCGCTTAGCCTTGAGCGCTTCTTGCGGCTCCAACGGCTTGGTTCGGGCGCCATAATGCTTCACCATTTCCGAATCCAATAATACAAGACCCGGGTATTCTTTGATCACATCTCCAGCATTAACCGGAGTTTTGAATCTTACCACATCGCCATTTACTTTCATGATTTTTGTAGTTTTGCTTTTGGTTCCAAAACTATTTCCCATTTTTATATCAActttttttatacaaaaatttGGAAATTGAGATTTTGGGTTATGGGAGT
This genomic stretch from Helianthus annuus cultivar XRQ/B chromosome 8, HanXRQr2.0-SUNRISE, whole genome shotgun sequence harbors:
- the LOC110871970 gene encoding uncharacterized protein At1g66480 — translated: MGNSFGTKSKTTKIMKVNGDVVRFKTPVNAGDVIKEYPGLVLLDSEMVKHYGARTKPLEPQEALKAKRVYFLVEMPKLDEDKVPTRRVRSGINMSAKERLESLKLARRSASDLTFMKSSGIMVENGGGGGGVDPLRVKLRLPKAEVERLMKESKDEAEAAEKIMKLCMEQSGGGVGGAGDVTTNKGRRKRVGFSEELTVLEHKWT